The Corynebacterium occultum sequence AGAACTGGTCGCCGTAGAAACGCACCGAGGGGCCGAAATCGATCATCCCGCGGGGCAGCTCACCGCCTGATTCGACCACACCCCGGCCGAAGGGGTCATCGGTGACCAGGACGATGTCGCCCTCCTCGTGTGCCTCGGCACGCTCCGGGGCGGTGAACACGGCGTCGCCAAGCTCCTCGCCGAAACGCGTATCGACGCCCGCGGCCAGCGCCCCCAGCACGATCACCGCCGCCTGCCAGCTGATCGGCAGATCAATGGTGATGGTCGAATCCTCGTCCAGATCCAGCTCCTCCAGCAGCATGTTGCCCACCTTCGCAGCCCAGTTGTCCAGGGTCTGGGCGGAGAAATCCAGGCGGGCCCCGGTATTTTCGTTGTAGACGGTCAGGCGCGGGGCGGCCGGATCAGCGTTGAGCAGGTGTGAGAGCAATTCCATGAACCCCACTCTAGGCAAATGTGGTCCGGAAGCGCCGTGAGGTGACCCCACTGCAGGAGGCCT is a genomic window containing:
- a CDS encoding TIGR03089 family protein; amino-acid sequence: MELLSHLLNADPAAPRLTVYNENTGARLDFSAQTLDNWAAKVGNMLLEELDLDEDSTITIDLPISWQAAVIVLGALAAGVDTRFGEELGDAVFTAPERAEAHEEGDIVLVTDDPFGRGVVESGGELPRGMIDFGPSVRFYGDQFFPPTTPLSEQFDSDIESGARVLSTGWSDKESFRRLVLEPLAVGGSAVVVAGMATAERLDQIAAAEKVTHRL